In Alphaproteobacteria bacterium, the DNA window AAACAATTGGGATGATTTTCATTAAAAACCTGCTTAGCTGTTGTCAGGTAAGCACTATAGTTTGTAGAATTATTAGTAGTAGCATAGGGCGAATTTTGATAGGGAGAATACTGAGAGTAAGGATTTCCAAAAGGCCCATTACATTTCCCATAATAACAATTTCCGCGAGGATAAGCCTGAGTTTCTGATAAATATCCAAACAGTCCAATAAGCAATAAAATAAATATTTTCAACAGGGCCTCCCTAGGTAATTTTTTATATGTCTATATTCAAGCAGAACCTAGTCTAAAAGGCTAGAGATTTAAAAAGGAAAATCTCCTGTGCGAAACGCCCTGTCGTGTAAAATATGGATCCTTGCCCCTTCGGGGCTCAAGAATAGACTTCTTATATAGCCCAAATATGGGTGGAGATTCCGACAGGTACACTTGGTACCTTAGGAATTCACGAACCTGCGATTTCGCGAAGGTGTCGGCTAAAAGGCATTCTCCCTAAAACCTAGATTTTTGCGTCGAGTACGAGTGAAATAAAGGGCGGGGATTCCGACAGGTACACTTGGTACCTTAGGAATCCACGCACCTGCGATTTCGCGAAGTAATCGGCCAAAAGGCTAGGTTTTTACACCATGTGCATGCCGCCGTTCACGTGCAACGTCTGCCCCGTAATGTAGCCTGCTTCAACACTTGCCAGAAAGGTGGCGGCTGATCCTATATCGTGGGAAGATCCAATGCGTCCCATTGGAATATTCTGGTTAATTTTTTGACGTTGATCATCTGTTAATACATCTGTCATGGCTGATTGAATAAAGCCGGGAGCAATACAATTAACTGTTACGCCACGAGCCGCTACTTCTTTTGCCAAAGATTTTGAAAAACCAATAAGCCCTGCTTTAGCTGCTGCATAGTTGGCTTGGCCTGGATTTCCCATTACCCCAACGACGGAAGTAATGTTAATAATCCGCCCGAAATTTTCTTTCAGCATGGGGCGTAAAGCGGCTTTTGACAACCGAAACGCAACTTCAAGATTAACCCGCAGCACTTCTTGCCAGTCGGGTAGTTTCATCATCAGCAACAAGCCATCTTTTGTGATGCCCGCATTATTGACTAGGGTATCAAATCCCCCCATAGCCTCTGTCGCTTTAGCGATCAGTTGGTCTACTTGGTCTGAATCATTTAGATCGCAGGGAACAATGTGAAGGCGTTCGCCCCCTAAATCTTTCTTTAGTTTTTCTAAGTTTTCCACATTTCTGCCGGATAAGGCAACTGTTGCCCCTTGCGCGTGAAACATTTCGGCAATAGCGCGCCCAAGACCGCCAGAGGCGCCCGTCACAAGCATTTTTCTGTTATTCAATTGAAACATTAGATTCCCCTTTCCATGGTTTTAATACAATTATCAATTTCTTCAGGCGTATGAACAGACTGAACCTGAATGTCTGGCGTGATCCGCTTAATAAGCCCCGCAAGAACTTTTCCAGACCCCGCCTCTATAATGTGGGTGACACCCATTTCCTGCATATGTAGGACGGTTTCACGCCATCTTACACGACCTGTTATCTGCATCACGAGCAAACTTTTCAAGATGTCTGGCTTCGTTTCAGGGCGCGCTGTTACGTTTGGTAGAATAGGAATACCTGGGTAATTTATAGAAACCTCGTTCAAAGCCTCTTCCATCGCCAAAGCCGCTGGTTTCATCAGTGAGCAATGGAAGGGTGCACTTACGTTCAAAGGAATAATTTTTCTGACTCCATATTTTTCAGCCAGAGGGCTTACTTGATCCAAGGCTTTCTTTTCGCCACTTAAAATGACTTGACCCGGCGCGTTATCATTCGCAATTTCACAAACGCCAAAAGCCGAACAATCCTTAACAATATTGTTCAAGGCCCCATCATCAGCCCCAATAACAGCTGTCATGGCTCCATGGCCTAAGGGAATAGCTTTTTGCATAGCGTCCCCCCGCGTTCTTAACAGGCGAGTTGTGTCCGCCAAAGTTAGGGCGCCTGTTGCTGCCAAGGCCGAATACTCACCCAAAGAATGTCCTGCGGCATAGGAAAACACCGTCAAAGGAACCCCCAAGCTTGTCATAACCCGAAATACAGCCATGCTGACGGCCATCAGGGCTGGCTGACAGTTAGTAGTTAAAGTCAAATCCTCAAGAGGACCTTCAAACATAAGGGTTGAAAGCTTTTGGGACAAAGTATCATCCACTTCCCGAAACACATCTTGTGCTTCAGAAAAATTTTCGGCGAGAATCTTGCCCATGCCAACAGCCTGCGAGCCTTGTCCTGGAAAAACGAGTGCATATTTCATAGCGTATCCTTCAATTCAAAGGTATCATATATCTGAAAACAAACCTTCTGTTAAGAAAAAAGTCTTGCCATCCCCCTTGAAAAAAGGTATAGCCTAAAAACTGTCTGATTTAAAGAGTCAGATTTTTGTATAGTGCCCTTTCCAAAATGCTAAGGGTTAGGCTTCTTGCCGGATGATCCGGCTGTTATAACCATAAGGAGTATTTGAATGCCTTTTTACGAAAATACATTTATTGCCCGTCAAGATCTAGCCCCTCAACAGGTTGAAGGGTTGACTGAAGCTTATTTAAAGCTGATCAAAGATCATGGTGGCGAAGTTGTGGAGCACGAATATTGGGGCCTGCGCACCCTTTCTTATCCCATCAAGAAAAACACCCGCGGACATTACGTTCTGCTAAAGATTGATGCCCCTATTGCGGCCGTCAGCGAATTAGAACGCCAAATGGGTCTGAACGAAAACGTTCTAAGATCTTTGAACA includes these proteins:
- the fabG gene encoding 3-oxoacyl-[acyl-carrier-protein] reductase, with the protein product MFQLNNRKMLVTGASGGLGRAIAEMFHAQGATVALSGRNVENLEKLKKDLGGERLHIVPCDLNDSDQVDQLIAKATEAMGGFDTLVNNAGITKDGLLLMMKLPDWQEVLRVNLEVAFRLSKAALRPMLKENFGRIINITSVVGVMGNPGQANYAAAKAGLIGFSKSLAKEVAARGVTVNCIAPGFIQSAMTDVLTDDQRQKINQNIPMGRIGSSHDIGSAATFLASVEAGYITGQTLHVNGGMHMV
- the fabD gene encoding ACP S-malonyltransferase, whose product is MKYALVFPGQGSQAVGMGKILAENFSEAQDVFREVDDTLSQKLSTLMFEGPLEDLTLTTNCQPALMAVSMAVFRVMTSLGVPLTVFSYAAGHSLGEYSALAATGALTLADTTRLLRTRGDAMQKAIPLGHGAMTAVIGADDGALNNIVKDCSAFGVCEIANDNAPGQVILSGEKKALDQVSPLAEKYGVRKIIPLNVSAPFHCSLMKPAALAMEEALNEVSINYPGIPILPNVTARPETKPDILKSLLVMQITGRVRWRETVLHMQEMGVTHIIEAGSGKVLAGLIKRITPDIQVQSVHTPEEIDNCIKTMERGI
- the rpsF gene encoding 30S ribosomal protein S6 → MPFYENTFIARQDLAPQQVEGLTEAYLKLIKDHGGEVVEHEYWGLRTLSYPIKKNTRGHYVLLKIDAPIAAVSELERQMGLNENVLRSLNIKVDTLEKGPSIMKRHPKERGDRDFSRDTVEETVVQE